The following proteins are co-located in the Cytophagia bacterium CHB2 genome:
- a CDS encoding phytase produces the protein MAHGNHVSKKSSHLFREAKRAVVFLTALAGVMQGQPMLLAQSIPETITVNSRVSTSAVPGDADDPAIWVHPTDPAKSVIIGSDKEDEGGLYVWDISGKQLQYVPLGNPNNVDVRYGMRIGGQLVDIVVTNLRSNPKQIKVFKVNPADGTLTDVTTSGGILTPQLDDPYGICLYKRPSDGAMFVIESTQSGATENLHQYRLEDDGTGKVKGTYVRAIGNGVIVDFVEGIVADDELGYIYASDEPNAIRKFYADPDRGDNNQIVAFGAGDGITGDREGLGIYKCPGGAGYIVASSQGNSTVKIYRREGEPGDPHKHTLLTTIVTNGSSETDGLDITNMPTSANFPNGFLVKHDAPGRRFVLYAWEDIAQTYLNICPGSTPSAVGGEGASILPEAFRLEQNYPNPFRPGAELTLAGNSATTIPFRLDHTANVTLTIINLTGQIVRTLASGQMTAGNHTTVWDGRNEAGELAPNGVYLIRLQSGNRTQKRKLLMVN, from the coding sequence ATGGCACACGGCAACCATGTTTCAAAAAAATCATCTCACCTCTTTAGGGAGGCAAAAAGAGCAGTCGTTTTTTTGACTGCGTTAGCAGGTGTCATGCAAGGCCAACCCATGTTGCTGGCTCAAAGCATTCCGGAGACGATTACCGTCAATTCCAGGGTGAGCACCTCCGCAGTTCCGGGTGACGCCGACGACCCGGCGATTTGGGTACACCCCACCGACCCGGCCAAGAGCGTCATCATCGGCTCCGACAAGGAAGATGAGGGCGGCTTGTATGTTTGGGATATAAGCGGCAAGCAACTCCAATATGTGCCTTTGGGAAATCCGAACAATGTCGATGTACGTTACGGCATGCGCATTGGCGGCCAGCTTGTCGACATTGTAGTGACCAACTTGCGCTCCAATCCAAAGCAGATCAAAGTTTTTAAAGTGAATCCGGCTGATGGAACTCTCACCGATGTTACCACCAGCGGCGGCATCCTAACCCCGCAACTGGATGATCCCTACGGAATCTGCCTTTACAAACGGCCTTCTGACGGCGCTATGTTCGTTATCGAAAGCACACAATCCGGCGCGACCGAAAATCTCCATCAATATCGTTTGGAAGACGACGGGACGGGCAAGGTGAAGGGAACGTATGTCAGGGCGATCGGCAACGGCGTCATTGTAGACTTCGTCGAAGGTATTGTCGCAGACGACGAGTTGGGTTATATCTATGCTTCGGATGAACCGAACGCGATTCGCAAGTTCTACGCCGATCCCGATCGCGGTGACAACAATCAAATCGTTGCCTTTGGCGCCGGCGATGGCATCACTGGTGATCGCGAGGGGTTGGGAATTTATAAATGCCCGGGCGGCGCCGGCTATATCGTTGCTTCAAGTCAAGGGAATAGCACAGTTAAAATTTACCGGCGCGAAGGCGAGCCTGGCGATCCTCACAAGCATACGCTGCTCACCACGATCGTAACGAACGGCTCTTCAGAAACGGATGGTCTCGACATCACCAACATGCCAACCTCCGCCAATTTCCCCAACGGCTTTTTGGTGAAGCATGACGCCCCCGGCAGACGCTTCGTTCTTTATGCTTGGGAGGATATTGCCCAAACCTATTTGAACATTTGTCCCGGAAGTACTCCCAGCGCGGTTGGCGGCGAGGGCGCAAGCATATTGCCGGAAGCCTTCAGGCTCGAGCAGAATTATCCCAATCCATTTCGGCCCGGCGCGGAATTGACTTTGGCAGGAAATTCCGCTACGACGATTCCGTTCCGCCTCGACCACACTGCCAATGTCACGCTTACGATTATCAATTTGACCGGGCAAATCGTGCGCACGCTGGCGAGCGGACAAATGACGGCGGGTAATCACACAACCGTTTGGGATGGCCGCAACGAGGCCGGCGAACTCGCTCCCAACGGCGTATACCTGATTCGTTTGCAAAGCGGCAATCGCACACAGAAGCGGAAGCTTCTAATGGTGAATTAA